In the genome of Triplophysa rosa unplaced genomic scaffold, Trosa_1v2 scaffold7_ERROPOS2016172, whole genome shotgun sequence, the window CTTTTTTTATACGCCACATGACTTGTAAATACAACACaaagtgtttccattgcagttttgtGAAATATGCCTTTATCGTATTGCCTGTAAAAACACCTCGTGAGCATGAGAACTTGTTTGCGGTACATGGGAGTTTTTGCGAAATTGACGCGTTTCCATTGGGCGTATTTTCTCGTATTGCGCTATTTCAGTTTGCACATTCTGAAgtgtaatggaaacctggctagtGAAGGGAAGTCAGTTGACATGTGCCCGTCAATACGGTTTAAATCACTTCCCAAGATGCACGTCATGATGTTTGTTGTGAGAATGCAGAGCTGTAACGTAGACAAAGTAGTGAACTACAAATAccatttattgtggtttttttGAGGTAGCCCACATGAAAAAGATACTgttgtgtactatagtatttttagGAATTATATCTATAAAAATACTATTCTAAATTTGTACTCACTAGAAATGAAGGGGTCAGGTATAAgtctaataaaaaatgttttgaagacTGGAAAATAGTTGTAATAAATACAGAGGCATGCTCATGCCTTTAGGTAAGCACATAATTGTTAAACAGAGGTGTGGTTATGTTTTGCTTAACCAAAAGAATCTCTCAAGAAGAAAATAAAGCGATTTAATATGATATTCATGGCTAAAAACCTGTTAATACCATTTTTTGCATATTGTcagatgttgtttttttttgcctCAAGGCCTATTTGTTTTCCATAGTTCACTTTGCGTATCATAGAGTACCTGAGGTTGACTGTCAAGCCATCGGTCAGAAAGCTGAAGCTGAACCAACACGACACCATGCCTCAATCTGACTCAAAGCTTTGATCTGAACCTCAGTCGAGCTGCAGGCTAGAAAGCACTAAAGAATGGCGTTCAATGTTCTGTAAAGGGGAAGTGAACAAACATGTCTGCCActaaaagtcaacatgaaatggtGTTAACTCATTTTACTTTCATAATGTGATGCGTTTTGAATAAAAGAACGTATTCAATGAGCTAATGTAGCTTAGGGCTTGGACACATATCCTCGTAGATCAAGTGTGATGTTTAGTAGCAGAACGGCCTCCAGGAGCAGTTGGACATACTTCGCGGGAGAGGTGACATTAGTATGAATAGAATGTATACATTTCATCACACTGATGAGTAATGCTCTATAAAAACAGATCAGATGAGTTTAATTTCACAATAACATTACGCGATGGCAAAAAAGTTGCTATGATGGAATGATAAAAGAAGCCGCTGGCCTCCGTCCTTTTCGAGAAATAGGGATATTTCATTCATCataaacattctttcatcattgactcaccctcttCTTTTGATttcaacagaagaaagtcatgttcAACATGAgggacattttttgtttatagaACAACTTTGAGTTGTTTTTAATTACTGTCAGTATtcttttattgttgtttgtttcAAATGATGCTTACTGTGTATTTGGTAAGAGATCAACATCAACAATTTACTTCTAATTAACCAAGTCTGTAATACCTGGAGAAAGCTGTCAGTTATTGTGCTAGCCAGCCAATTTTGAACTCTGGATCTCACAGGCAAAacttaaatgttcttttttaacACACTTTATTGCTTTTAAACATGACCTTGCACATAAAAAAGAATTACAGTGAGGATAAACAGACAGAAACAAAGAACTAAATATGAACACGCacaacaaatgaaatgaaacacagAGACAAATCTCTATTTGGCAAAGCAACTAGTTTTTGACAGAAGATGTCTAAAAATTGTATAAACATGATATCTttcactgtaatgcattttataaaaataaacatgttccaTGCTTTATTATACTTCAAAATATAGATACTCTGGTTACATTACCACTAAAATCATAagataaatcaaacaaaatgtaattttgattAATCCTCGCAGTGTGTGTTATTTTCAAAATGACTACGCTTTACTAATATTTCATGttcttttcaatatttttacaaGTTGACCATATTATAATTGTAGTTTTATATGGAAATAGCATTGTAAAACACTAGTTTCTATTTGTACTTTTGTTTATCGAACAATATATTGAAATCTAAATCCAGCATTAAACAGTCTTTCAGTTGTCGGCATGATGGTGTCTGCTTCATTCAAATCTAGAAGTGGCAACATGCAAGACTCCAGAACAATGAGATGTTGTAACGTCACAGTAATAGAGTCTGTTATAAGTAGACTCTGATGTCATAGACTGGAAGAGGACACAGAAACGTTTTCAGACATAAGACAGCagttggttttattaaaatacatataaaactaTTCTGTGTATTTGAGGGgatggttttttttttctcgggAGTGCACAATAGATGACATCACATGGAaatcaaaaaataaatgacatttcaaATAATGGGGTCGAAGAAACTTTGAAGCAATATTCAGGAAATATTGTGTACTATGCTGTTGTCAGTGCACTTATAtaagctatatatatatatatatataaacaaaacaatattattttatatacacaAGTATTGGCCTTTGCACTGTATTGTGTGGCTATCAAGAGCCCACCCCACTATTATACAAATCAATGTTGCCACTGTATTCCTCTGTAAGAGGTATGAAGCAGGATCAGTCCTGGATGAGCGTGTAAGAGTGAGAAAGaatattatttttgtgcattGGCAAAGAGGAGCCCCTTTGATTTCACTTGGTCTCAGCTCAACCACTCTCTACATTTAATTGATATTCCAGTAAATTTAAATCTGCTACATTGTCTGCCCTGAGCAGGTGTTTCCTTCCACTACCTTGTTAGAGGGCTCTTGTGTTCATAAATATTCATTAAAAATGCGTTGGTTTAGAGCACTGTAGAGCTATAAATCCAGACAGTGTTTATATGATATTGTGAAAGGGGAGTAATTCATGTCACAACAACCAAATTTAAAAACAAGCACATTACCAAATAACCATTTCTCTCTCTACCTAATTTAcaaaatctgttaaaatattttgCCACCCCAGggcacatttttttttagattatgtAGGTATAATGTCTGCAATAATTGGAATTGCAATAATgataatattgtttttccatatATATTCTATAAACCATGTttgcaaacacaaaataacccaGACACTCCCTGTCAACACCAGCCCTTCCCAAGACAGATATTTTAGGATTTAAATATAGGAACAACTAAACATACAAAAACGAACTCCATTTCACAGTAACCTTTCTCTAAAGACACAAGAGTTACCAGCCCTGTCGGTTATCCATAATCTACACAATCTGTGTTTTGTCTTACTCCATGTGCACATTTATAATATCAAAGATCTTCTAGTTACAAGCTGGAACAACCTTTATAAACGATAACAATGAATCGTATTATGCAGTAATGGAGTTTAGCAGGCAGTAATGTAACAGAAAGAccagtaaaaaatgtaaacccATGAATGATTATAAAAGATTCCTGCCCCGTTGCTTGTGTCGAGCAAGTGACTTTCCTGCCACCCCATGATGCTATGTGTGAAATGGAGTCATTACTTGCTGGGCAATGTTTTGATGGAACGATTCAGAGAGCCAACGTTAGTGGTGGTAATGAGTTGAGGACTTGCACTTTTATTGGGGAGGCTACTAGAGTGTCCCATTGCCTCCTCGGCAGCCCGCAGAAGAAGCGTGTAGTTGACCGCTACCTCCTCTACTTTACGTAAAAGCTGTAGTTTTTGAGTTTCAGAGCGTACGCCTCTGACCAGCCGAATGAATGTCTGAGTGAGGTCACACAGCACCTGAAAGCTAGCTGTAACAGCATTTAACATTCGTGAGGGACTTTTCTCAACACTTGCCACTCGCCTACATGATGCCCTAAACTCTTTAAAATGGACTGCAAGTTCTTGCTTGTATTCTGCCAATCTTGCAGGTGGAATGCGAGGTTCACCCTCTATTTGGGGACTGTTGGCACACTGCCTTAAAATTGAGAGCAGCTCGTTGGCATCAAGTTGTGCGTTTAGGAATCCATCAGGTAGTGAGAAAGTTTTGCCCTGCAAGGACTGTACTCTTCCCAAACTACTTTCCAGGTTCCCAGAGGCCCGCAGATCAATCCTCTGTGTTTGCggctcctcttcttcctcctcctcctctccacTGCAATCCTCTGCATCAAGTACCTGAAGAGTTTTGCTCACTACTGGCATTGCCCTCGAATCTAGTTGCATTCCAGGCAAGACCTGCAAGGGGATGGAATAAGACAGTTCATCCTTTTCGCTGCTCTCATCAGCGGCCTCACATTTTCGATAACAGAAGCAAAAGGAGCAGCATTTTTCCCTGTCCTCTGTATCCTCACTTGGCAACCCTAGAACCTCGGTGGTACCCTCACGGCTTTCCTGAAGAAGCTTCTCTTcctgaataaaaaatattcccTTCTTATTTGCATCTCCATCTTTAGCATGTACAGGTTCCACTGGAGTTGGGAGTCGAAGTCCAGTGGCCCTGACTCTTTCCATTTCTTTCTCCAAGCTCTTTGCTTTTGTAGTTTTGACCTCAGCGTACAGGGGGGTGTTGCCATTGTTATCAATCTCCCCTATACTATATCGTCTTTGTAGCTTTTTGTACTGAGGTGCACCCATGCTTTCTGAACGAGTGGTGCATGATGTGGGTGCTTCTCTGGGTTCCCTTGACTCTAGGCTTGTGGAGCGGATTCGAGTAGTTTTGATTTCCAAAGTCTGAGGTTTTCGTACCTCTTCTGGGTCATGTGGATTCTTTGGGATTACTGGGGGTGTTTTAGAAACTGTCCTCTCCCTTCCTCTCTGTTCCACTGCAGAGCCAACTGCTGTGTCTGGGAGACGCATCCCCCGGCACATCCTCTTACAATCACAGCTGCGTCGCTGTTCTCGTGAAATTCCAGGTACTTTCTGTACAGGACTTGTGCGGAGCTGGCAGGCACACGGGGTAAAAGACGGGACTGGGGAAGATCCCTGGGGCAAGAACTCTCCTTGTGATGTTTTAGGTTTTAGCAGCTCTTCCAGAAACTCGAGCTCATACTGCCTGACCTTCTGAAGCTGAGCCCGGCGCTCATCGGTCTCTCGGCGCAGACGTGCTGGGAAAGTGGCTGAAATTAAATTCCTGAAACTCATAAATGGAGTACTACGCTGGGATTTGGCTTTGTTATTTGCTTGCTTCTTAAACTCTGCTCCTGGGATAGTCGCACCCTTTTCCGCACAGCTCAGAACATGTGTTGGGTTTACCAGGACTGACAAACTCTTAGCAATTTTTTGCGGTTCCACAGAAGCTTTACTCTGAGTGCTTTCCACTTTTGCCTCTGGCTTCTCTTTCTGTTCTACTTTAACTGGCATAACTGGTGAGTATTTAGTGGGAGGCAGGGTGCTAGTGTTAGATATACTTGCATCTGTTGTCTTAGCTGTACTCTCTTTGTTGCTGGCTAACTGAAGTCCTTTGGCACGGAGATGCTCGTCATCGGTTGTAGAGGATGAGTGAAACGCTACCACCTTTTGTGGATCTTTTAGACGCACCTGTGGGCCTGGCTCTGGCCGTACTGGACATGTGCAGAACAAGTCAGCAGTTGGGAGAAGATCCCGTGAAGGCTTAGTGGTCTCACTTGAGGCAGTCTCGGCATCTTGGCATATATTCATCGAGCAAATGTTAGCAGATGCTGTTCTATCCACAGGTAGGAGAACAGGTAAGGCTATGTTGGTTGTTTCTTGGGTGTCTTCCCTAGACAGTTGTTCCTGGACACCCTCAGAGGTATTGGAGCTCAACATTTCTTCATTAGCAGGAGGGCATTTCTCTTCTTTTGAACCCTGTTTAAATGCTTTTAGTTCTTCATATGTCTGTGGGTTGTCAGACTCTGACAAGGACTCTTTGACAGAGTCTGCTTCAGTGTTTGCAGCATCCTTCTCAGTTTTTGATTCTTCGTGGCTTTTTCCCAGCTCCACCGCATTGCCAGGCCCTTGATTGGGACACACTTTTAAGGGCACGGTCTTACTTAAGATCAAAGACTTTGGTGCACCCCTGCCACGGATCTGACTCATTGAAAAAGCCCCTCCCCCAATTGTTTGCGTAGTACAGCCAGGGATTGTCAAGGGGAAGTCTCGTCGACTAAAAAGTTGTTCTTTGTTGATGTGGTGGGCAAGAAGATAGG includes:
- the frmpd3 gene encoding FERM and PDZ domain-containing protein 3 isoform X3 — protein: MARVEDGHAEDYDSSVMLEDGQDGMDSSSLTPGSARQVCIQRHPSHGFGFIAGSERPVVVRSIFADGPSSGKLFPGDHILAINQELVSDAAREKVIDLVRRCKDSIVLTVLQPQQSPKSAFISAAKKARLRTNPPKVRFSEQVSISDPDSTMLKDNSLLLIPNVLKVFLENGQIKSFTFDSRTTVRDVISSLQDRLSLRYIEHFALVLESGGLAQNQGLHLLQENQSLSHVVHRTYFQGMKCLFRICFFPKDPADLLRRDPSAFEYLYIQSRNDVIKERFGMDWKSDVTLKLAALHIYITVSIARPNQKISLKHVEKEWGLEPFLPLTLLPTVKEKNVCKTLSQLLKTYQHPPPAGNKVSPLQGKLQYMRVLNDLPPFGGFLFHTVGLDEKQSATTLLVGPRHGISHVIDLKNNLTTVLAEFSRVAKVQLSREHHGVARVEVVILDAKPLVLLMEWPDASNFACLISGYYKLFVDPKKTIYCRIPGQPYMIKAGLIVLAAITPESSLDSGHETNSSELTDVSEMVSAMKQHQNQAYLLAHHINKEQLFSRRDFPLTIPGCTTQTIGGGAFSMSQIRGRGAPKSLILSKTVPLKVCPNQGPGNAVELGKSHEESKTEKDAANTEADSVKESLSESDNPQTYEELKAFKQGSKEEKCPPANEEMLSSNTSEGVQEQLSREDTQETTNIALPVLLPVDRTASANICSMNICQDAETASSETTKPSRDLLPTADLFCTCPVRPEPGPQVRLKDPQKVVAFHSSSTTDDEHLRAKGLQLASNKESTAKTTDASISNTSTLPPTKYSPVMPVKVEQKEKPEAKVESTQSKASVEPQKIAKSLSVLVNPTHVLSCAEKGATIPGAEFKKQANNKAKSQRSTPFMSFRNLISATFPARLRRETDERRAQLQKVRQYELEFLEELLKPKTSQGEFLPQGSSPVPSFTPCACQLRTSPVQKVPGISREQRRSCDCKRMCRGMRLPDTAVGSAVEQRGRERTVSKTPPVIPKNPHDPEEVRKPQTLEIKTTRIRSTSLESREPREAPTSCTTRSESMGAPQYKKLQRRYSIGEIDNNGNTPLYAEVKTTKAKSLEKEMERVRATGLRLPTPVEPVHAKDGDANKKGIFFIQEEKLLQESREGTTEVLGLPSEDTEDREKCCSFCFCYRKCEAADESSEKDELSYSIPLQVLPGMQLDSRAMPVVSKTLQVLDAEDCSGEEEEEEEEPQTQRIDLRASGNLESSLGRVQSLQGKTFSLPDGFLNAQLDANELLSILRQCANSPQIEGEPRIPPARLAEYKQELAVHFKEFRASCRRVASVEKSPSRMLNAVTASFQVLCDLTQTFIRLVRGVRSETQKLQLLRKVEEVAVNYTLLLRAAEEAMGHSSSLPNKSASPQLITTTNVGSLNRSIKTLPSK
- the frmpd3 gene encoding FERM and PDZ domain-containing protein 3 isoform X2, with product MGGVCSSPGRRNLLIRPKGPKSTMLKDNSLLLIPNVLKVFLENGQIKSFTFDSRTTVRDVISSLQDRLSLRYIEHFALVLESGGLAQNQGLHLLQENQSLSHVVHRTYFQGMKCLFRICFFPKDPADLLRRDPSAFEYLYIQSRNDVIKERFGMDWKSDVTLKLAALHIYITVSIARPNQKISLKHVEKEWGLEPFLPLTLLPTVKEKNVCKTLSQLLKTYQHPPPAGNKVSPLQGKLQYMRVLNDLPPFGGFLFHTVGLDEKQSATTLLVGPRHGISHVIDLKNNLTTVLAEFSRVAKVQLSREHHGVARVEVVILDAKPLVLLMEWPDASNFACLISGYYKLFVDPKKTIYCRIPGQPYMIKADSRSSHAHSRSGATVISGSRREEREGASREATQKTSAPPVSQHLGLCHIHLKEQQQLQELQLQAEQELDINENLISQVQSRSRTKSDPTVKSTESVAEQDTPADENSNFRVRAKTMEQSQQAKRFFCDSCKAKLQADGLMSDTGESGKLILQQCTNACASRGGGAVDLIALPLPGNEEDEEVDEGVGKLQPPPPAIAAPPPGFRDNSSDEDDPKKGRKGIKAASAATAEGQEAVPVTLIDNVATRTVQDHAQELDDALVSTLQALEALAASEDYPHHHQQTPQTAGLIVLAAITPESSLDSGHETNSSELTDVSEMVSAMKQHQNQAYLLAHHINKEQLFSRRDFPLTIPGCTTQTIGGGAFSMSQIRGRGAPKSLILSKTVPLKVCPNQGPGNAVELGKSHEESKTEKDAANTEADSVKESLSESDNPQTYEELKAFKQGSKEEKCPPANEEMLSSNTSEGVQEQLSREDTQETTNIALPVLLPVDRTASANICSMNICQDAETASSETTKPSRDLLPTADLFCTCPVRPEPGPQVRLKDPQKVVAFHSSSTTDDEHLRAKGLQLASNKESTAKTTDASISNTSTLPPTKYSPVMPVKVEQKEKPEAKVESTQSKASVEPQKIAKSLSVLVNPTHVLSCAEKGATIPGAEFKKQANNKAKSQRSTPFMSFRNLISATFPARLRRETDERRAQLQKVRQYELEFLEELLKPKTSQGEFLPQGSSPVPSFTPCACQLRTSPVQKVPGISREQRRSCDCKRMCRGMRLPDTAVGSAVEQRGRERTVSKTPPVIPKNPHDPEEVRKPQTLEIKTTRIRSTSLESREPREAPTSCTTRSESMGAPQYKKLQRRYSIGEIDNNGNTPLYAEVKTTKAKSLEKEMERVRATGLRLPTPVEPVHAKDGDANKKGIFFIQEEKLLQESREGTTEVLGLPSEDTEDREKCCSFCFCYRKCEAADESSEKDELSYSIPLQVLPGMQLDSRAMPVVSKTLQVLDAEDCSGEEEEEEEEPQTQRIDLRASGNLESSLGRVQSLQGKTFSLPDGFLNAQLDANELLSILRQCANSPQIEGEPRIPPARLAEYKQELAVHFKEFRASCRRVASVEKSPSRMLNAVTASFQVLCDLTQTFIRLVRGVRSETQKLQLLRKVEEVAVNYTLLLRAAEEAMGHSSSLPNKSASPQLITTTNVGSLNRSIKTLPSK
- the frmpd3 gene encoding FERM and PDZ domain-containing protein 3 isoform X1, translated to MARVEDGHAEDYDSSVMLEDGQDGMDSSSLTPGSARQVCIQRHPSHGFGFIAGSERPVVVRSIFADGPSSGKLFPGDHILAINQELVSDAAREKVIDLVRRCKDSIVLTVLQPQQSPKSAFISAAKKARLRTNPPKVRFSEQVSISDPDSTMLKDNSLLLIPNVLKVFLENGQIKSFTFDSRTTVRDVISSLQDRLSLRYIEHFALVLESGGLAQNQGLHLLQENQSLSHVVHRTYFQGMKCLFRICFFPKDPADLLRRDPSAFEYLYIQSRNDVIKERFGMDWKSDVTLKLAALHIYITVSIARPNQKISLKHVEKEWGLEPFLPLTLLPTVKEKNVCKTLSQLLKTYQHPPPAGNKVSPLQGKLQYMRVLNDLPPFGGFLFHTVGLDEKQSATTLLVGPRHGISHVIDLKNNLTTVLAEFSRVAKVQLSREHHGVARVEVVILDAKPLVLLMEWPDASNFACLISGYYKLFVDPKKTIYCRIPGQPYMIKADSRSSHAHSRSGATVISGSRREEREGASREATQKTSAPPVSQHLGLCHIHLKEQQQLQELQLQAEQELDINENLISQVQSRSRTKSDPTVKSTESVAEQDTPADENSNFRVRAKTMEQSQQAKRFFCDSCKAKLQADGLMSDTGESGKLILQQCTNACASRGGGAVDLIALPLPGNEEDEEVDEGVGKLQPPPPAIAAPPPGFRDNSSDEDDPKKGRKGIKAASAATAEGQEAVPVTLIDNVATRTVQDHAQELDDALVSTLQALEALAASEDYPHHHQQTPQTAGLIVLAAITPESSLDSGHETNSSELTDVSEMVSAMKQHQNQAYLLAHHINKEQLFSRRDFPLTIPGCTTQTIGGGAFSMSQIRGRGAPKSLILSKTVPLKVCPNQGPGNAVELGKSHEESKTEKDAANTEADSVKESLSESDNPQTYEELKAFKQGSKEEKCPPANEEMLSSNTSEGVQEQLSREDTQETTNIALPVLLPVDRTASANICSMNICQDAETASSETTKPSRDLLPTADLFCTCPVRPEPGPQVRLKDPQKVVAFHSSSTTDDEHLRAKGLQLASNKESTAKTTDASISNTSTLPPTKYSPVMPVKVEQKEKPEAKVESTQSKASVEPQKIAKSLSVLVNPTHVLSCAEKGATIPGAEFKKQANNKAKSQRSTPFMSFRNLISATFPARLRRETDERRAQLQKVRQYELEFLEELLKPKTSQGEFLPQGSSPVPSFTPCACQLRTSPVQKVPGISREQRRSCDCKRMCRGMRLPDTAVGSAVEQRGRERTVSKTPPVIPKNPHDPEEVRKPQTLEIKTTRIRSTSLESREPREAPTSCTTRSESMGAPQYKKLQRRYSIGEIDNNGNTPLYAEVKTTKAKSLEKEMERVRATGLRLPTPVEPVHAKDGDANKKGIFFIQEEKLLQESREGTTEVLGLPSEDTEDREKCCSFCFCYRKCEAADESSEKDELSYSIPLQVLPGMQLDSRAMPVVSKTLQVLDAEDCSGEEEEEEEEPQTQRIDLRASGNLESSLGRVQSLQGKTFSLPDGFLNAQLDANELLSILRQCANSPQIEGEPRIPPARLAEYKQELAVHFKEFRASCRRVASVEKSPSRMLNAVTASFQVLCDLTQTFIRLVRGVRSETQKLQLLRKVEEVAVNYTLLLRAAEEAMGHSSSLPNKSASPQLITTTNVGSLNRSIKTLPSK